Below is a genomic region from Spirosoma radiotolerans.
ATACCATCATACCCATTGGTCTGTTGGCAACCCTGTGTTATCAGGGATGGTTGATCTATCCGTTTACACCCCTGCATCGAAAGCAGGTTGTTCGGGTTGTCAACCGAACCGGCAACGGTGGATCTGATACTAACACGATTCGATTATTGGTGGCCAATGTACTTATGGACAACTCCCAAACGGACCACGTCGTGAAGCTGGTTGACAAGCACAAACCCGATGTGCTTCTGCTGCTGGAAGCCAATCAGAAATGGCAGGATGCGTTAGCGTCAATCGTCCCTGATTACCCTCATCAGGTGCTGCACCCGCTGGAAAATACGTACGGCATGTTGCTCTATTCGCGCTTGCCGATTCGCCACCATGAGTTACGCTTTTTGATTCAGGATGATATTCCGTCCGTATATGCGCAGTTGGCGTTACCCTCCGGGCAAATAATAAACTTTTACGGCGTTCATCCCATGCCACCCAGCCCGACAGAGCACTACCGATCAACGGAGCGAGATGCCGAACTACTGTTAGTGGGCAAAGAGGCCCGAAAAAGAGGGGGCGCCACCATTATCGCTGGTGATTTGAATGATGTGGCGTGGTCGCATACAACCCGTTTGTTTCAGCGCGTAAGCGGTCTGCTCGATCCTCGCATTGGGCGTGGGCTGTACAATACGTTTCATGCCTGGTATTTCTTTCTGCGCTGGCCACTGGATCATGTATTTGTTTCGACTCATTTTCAGTTGCAGAAAATCCTCCGCCTGCCAAATGGCGGCTCCGATCATTTTCCCATGTTTATTGCCTTAACGTACGTGTCCGAACCGGAGCGGGTGCTCGAAGAGGTGCCGCAGCCTGAGAAAGACGACTTAGAGGAGGCTCATGAAAAGATAGTTGAAGCAAGGGAGAATTAACTTAATACTGAACGGTCTGCTATATACGCGTTCTGTTGCTTTATAGCCTTTCAGGCAACCCGCATAAGGTTGCCCGAAATAGCTAATCAATTTGTTAGGAAAATTCCAGAGGCTGTTCGCTGGAAACCGTCAGTTGAGCAGCCAAGTCTGTAAGACGGTTCTGCATCATATTCTTCAACGCTTGCCATCCCGTGTTCCACCGGCGAACTACGTTAACTTCCCGTACTTCGGCAGGCTCCTTGGGTTGGTTCGGCTGTTCATAATACTCGGGCATCCGAGCTGTCATTTGGCTGACAACCGCTTCGATGGAACCATTCAGAATCAACTCAGCATCGGCTTTCGCCAGTTGAATAAGCGCACGGCACATTGATGCGGTGTAAAAGGCACAGTCAATATCCTGATGACGAACGGGGACGCCATCATGCAGTCGCTGGAGTTTTACGCCCCCATCTTCAAGCCTGTCTGAAGCGGGTGCCTGGTCGGCTGGTTGAGGAAAAACAGCGTCAATTTTCTGTTTGAATTTGTCCCACCAGGGCGGTCGCTGGCCCGGATTGAGGGTGTCACAGAAAATGATCCGTTGGGGCAACGAAGGTAACTCAGGGTTCATCACCAGCAGCGCGGCTCCTAAATGGCGGTCGTCGGCTGCGTGTCGTCGCTGAATTACGAAGCAATGTGGTTGGGTCGCCCCTTCTTCGTTCAGTTGTTCTGTCATGGCTTTGACAGACCGTAACGAATCGTCCATGTATCCTTCCGTAATCACATGAACGGGTAGTTCAAATTCAGAAGGCACCATCGCTTCCCAGCGCAGTTGGTGCGCCAGAATGGTTAAGGCTGTGCTATCGGTACGGCGGGTACCAAAATAAACGCCTATGTCTTCTCTGGGGGGCTCACCATTCGTATCAGTTAGCTGAATAGTGTCGCCATAGGTGCCCTGCCGACTGAGCGGGCTGTAGCGAAAGGGCACTTCCAGATGTTCACGCTGGGCGGCAATGTTGTAGATACGCTTCTCGAATTGAGCCAGTAAGGGCTCATAAGCGTCATTCTGAAAATAAACCTCGTCGATAGGCCGAAGTAGGTGGCGGGCTATAGGCTCTTGTTCGAGCAACCGCTCGAAGGCATCCTCCCGGTGTTTAAAGAAGCTGCGCAGGGCGCCTTGCTCCACAAATTCTTCTGTATCGCCTTCGCCCTCCAGGCTTTTGGTCGATACGGTACCTTGTTCAATCCAGTCGCGCAGGAACTGCTTAACGGCCAGATCGAAACCATGATTAGCCGCTTCGGCCTCCTCAATGGTGTAGTTTGTTTGCTGAATGTTTAGTTTGCTGTTGGGGCTTTTCTGATCAAAGAATGTCCCAGCGGTTTTATTCATTGAATGATGTATGGTATTAAAGAGTGGTAAGATGGCGCGTCGGTTATCCAGCCGCAGATAGGTTTGCTATCTACGAGCTAAAGTAACGATTTTTAGGGAGGTTACCAACGTGCTGATCTGTATACAAACAACATTGACAGATGGGCCAGAAGTTTCTACAGCATAATCTATTTTCAGTAGGGTCGATCGCTATTCTTACTGTCGCATTTACTGTTTGCGCTGCCGGTTACTTATGACGCTGCCCGACGCTGTTTGCCGACAGGTAATAACAACGGCCCAGCTATCCCGCTCCGTGACCCGTATCCTCACGGGCCACGAAGCGGGTAACATGACTTACAGTGAAACAGGACACAACCCTTGGCAGACGTAGCAACTGCAACAGGCTCAGTCCCAATGAGGCCCGTAGCAAATATGGTCCGCTGGAATGGTGCTGGAAAAGCGATTAGAAACCAGCGGGTTCAAACAACAAAAAGCAGCGTAACTCCGGGTTAAGAAAAAATGGTAACCGCATTGAACGACTAACTCAAAACGGTCAACTTATTTTCGGACGATACAGTATCCGCTGTGCGATCATCTGTTGCTATAGGCTCTAAACCAGACTACTTACCGTAGTGACCGGTACGCCGTTGGACCACCCAGGCGTACCAGAACCGCAACTAACAGTTCGAAACGCCAATCTCATATTTTGGGCTTGTTAACTGATAAGGGCAATTGCCTGTTGGGCCAGTCCTACTCATTAACAAACTGGATAATAAAGCCTCCTCTAGGAGCAAAAGCGTATTGCCAACTGGACGTGATGGGATAGGTTTCGGTTTTAAAGCTCATCAAGGGATCTTCACCTTCTCTAATGATTCTAAATTTAGAAAACCCCTTGGCGTACCTGGCCAGATTTAACTTGACGGGCACTACTTTACTGGTACCATTAATACCCACCATGTAAGAAAGGTTCTCCTTCTGACGAAAGAGTATGATCTGTTCTCCCGGTTGGGCTACAACACTTTCCGTCTTATCCCACGTGGCGGGCATATCTTTCAACAACTGGCGAACCGATATAGGCAGTGAATCAAATACCTCTTTTGAATCCGCAAAATCAATAATCCCTGACGTATAAATCATTGCCGTAGCCAGCTCATGAACCCCCGTGTTCAACCGGGGATATTTTCGAATGGTTAGAGCAAACGGAGTGTAGTCGGTAGGACCGGCGACATTTCGGGTGAAGGGCAACAGGGTATTCTGCTCGGCGGCCAGAGCTGGATATCTAGCTTCATAAAAATAATGTTCCGTGCCTAAAACAGCTTCGGCGGTCATCAAATTTGGCCACGTTCGGTGCCAGCCTCTTGGAACAGTCGTACCATGCAGGTTGACCAGTAAATGCTCCTTGGCGGCATCTTCGAACAATGACTGAAAGCAGGCCATCACCTCCTGCCGGTCTGAGCACCAAAAATCAATCTTAATTCCCTTGACGCCCATAGCCGCCAATTCTTTAAAGCGCTTTCTTCTTTTCTCTGGCTCGAAATACGCGGCTGAATAGGCCCACACCATGGGTTTGATCCCCTTAGCAGTAGCCTTGGCAATAATTCCCCCTTCGGTGTTGGCTTTCTCCCAGCCCGCATCAAACAGCGTATAGCCGAAATCCAAAGAGGCAGCCAGATCTGTGAATTGATTATAGATTTCAGGGGAATGATCCTCAGGATGGGACCACCAGGACCAGGTAGCTTTGCCCGGTTCGATCCAGGAAGCATCCTCCAGTTTAGAGGCTGGCGCTAAATCGGTAATCAAGCTTGAGAGTAGGATGTCCCCAGCCTGATCACCTATAATGATCACCCGCCAGGGCATCGTCCAGGGGAGCTTGGCTGTTGGATGATTATTGTCGCTTAAAGGAAGGTTATATTTTTCGTCTTTTTCAGCAAAGGCGATTTTATACAGTCCATCCCTGGAATCAGCTTGCAAATGACAACCTGGAAACAAACCATCCGTGGCGGACTCGGCCAGTAACACCCAGGTTTTGTTGTCATTTACTTGAAAAAGGGCCGGCATACACCATCCCACCGACGGATTACGGGGGTTACTGATGGAGTCGCCGGGATGTATATTAAAGTAAAAATCTTCATAGCCCGGGGTTACCTTTCCCGCTTTGTTATAAGGCTGCAACCAGCCCTTCGCCTTTTTCTCAATCTGAAAGCCTGTGAGCTCCGAGTTGATTACCCGTATTTTTGACGTCTGATCCGGAAACCGGTAGCGAAAAGCAACGCCTTCCTTCCCGGTCACCAAATCAACAATCATGAGCGCGCCAGAGCTGTTTTTAAACGTTATACTCTTATGTTCAAGAACATGATCGATCGTTTTGACGTGCCCCACCTTCAAGTCATATGTCTCCCGTCTTGGTTCAGTGGGTGAAACATTTACGAGAGAGAGTCCAGCCGTAAAATTTTGATCATCACAGTTAAGGCCAAGCGGAGAATCGGCAATAATGAGCTTATCCCGGTGTGCTACCTGGTAATGCAATTCTCCCTTTCTGGTTAAAGACAAGGTAATTCTGTTTGATCCAGACTTTGAACTCAGGTTCATCGATTGGCCTACGGCTTGAAAGCCGCTGAAAAGAAAAATGACTCCGGCAAAAAAGGGAAATACTTTGTAAATAAATACATCTCTCATACGATTGATTTGGGGTTCTTAGTAGTGACGTGAGGGGCCTGTCAAAAAAGATAATTTGTAACAAAAAGTACTTATTCTCATTAAAAATAGTGTTTTTGTAATCCCCCTTTGCTTGTCGTTGCTATTGATTGATTCACTTGTTTCTGAGCAGATAACCAGTCCCACAAGCTGGCTGTCTTGATAACTTCCCTGAGCATGGTGAGCCACATCGGGATATTTCGGGTAACGAGGAATTGCAACTTTATAATGGCCAGCGCACTTTCATATGCCTAAAGAAATGATCATTTTATTGAAGTCTGCAGCACCGGTTTATAGTTGTCTTATTCTGTTTAAAATTGGCGGTTTCATTGAACCAAATTGAGAGCCAAAGAGCTACTTTCAGATAGACCCATTTTTTATACCTGTCGACTTTAGTTTGCTGCAACCGGCTAGACTTTAAAAAGAAGCCCCCAACTGGCTACAGGCTGGATTCCCTGTAGAACTTGGAGTATATGACAAACCAACCCTAAAGCTATACTATGACTAAAACAAGCATACGTATTGAGGACTACTCCCCGGCCTGGCCCTTAACATTCCAGCAATTAAAATCTGTCTACCAAAGGCGTCTGGGTAATTTGGTGACTGATATTCAGCATGTTGGCAGTACGTCTGTTCCTGGTCTTGCGGCAAAACCGATTCTAGATATTGATCTGATAATCAGCAACCGGAAAACCTTAAACGCTGTCATAGAAGAACTTGATCAGCTTGGTTACGATTACCAGGGCAACTTAGGAATTATAGACAGAGAGTCCTTTAAACGTAGGTCAGATCAGGTACCCCTGGATGGATCTTCCCGCTATTGGCAAAACCATCATTTATATGTCTGTCCATCAGACAGCCTTAGCTTGAAAAATCATCTGGTCCTTCGGGACTATCTATGCCAAAATCCGCTAAAAGCCCAGGAATATGGCGAACTCAAAAAGCGATTAGCCCAAGAAAATCCTACTGATATTGATGTATATGTGGCAGGAAAGACGCCTTTTATTCTGGCCATCCTTCGAGAGGCTGGGTTTAACAACGCGTCTCTGGAAAGCATTGCTCAGGCAAACAAAACCCGCTAATGGGTGTACGGGAGTTGGAGCGACTTGCATCCCCGTGCGCTTCGGCCCGTCGTGCCTGCTCTGTGACTCAGTTCCGCCGAGCCTTCTTGTAGGGTAAATCTCGTCGTTTCTGGCCTTGACTGCCCTAAAAATCAACAGAGTATCCAAAGCGTGATGACCGGACCACCGTGAATAAGCATGGCCCAAGGGTTACTGTCGGGCTTATGCCAGACGATGAGCGAATCAACGAAGAGTAATGGAACCGGCCAGTAAGGTCAGAAACAGCGGTAGTGAGACCAAGCCAACAGCACGATAATCAATCCGGAGAAAATGTTCCGGATGGCTTTGATGGCGTGGAATGCGTGTTGCACGGACTCTTTAAAGGGATGGATTTTGAATGAAACGGCAAAACGACCCGAAGCGGGTCTTGGCCTGCCCGAGTTCAAGAAGGGCTTTAGTCATACGCTCCTGACAGGCATCGGATGCTACTTAAATTTCAACGATCATTTTACCTTGGTTCAGCCCCTCAAATAAGCCGATAAACGCGTTAGGAAGATTTTCAAAGCCCTGCACAATGGTTTCTGAATACGTTATTTTCCCTTGCTGCAACCATTCATGTAGCTGATTAAGGGCTTGTGGAAAACGGCTTGAGAAGTCAGCAATCAGAAATCCCTGAATTCGCAGAAATTTATACACGACCAAGGGGAGTAGACTCGGGCTCAAGGCAGGCGTTGTTTCATTGTAATTGGAAATAGCACCGCAAACGATGATCCGGCCATACGGGTTAATGTTGGCGATGACAGCCTCTGAAATCGGACCGCCTACATTGTCAAAATAGAGATCGACACCATGAGGGCAGGCTGAAGCGATGGCTGCGTTTAAGTCGTTGGAACCCCTGTAATTGACTGCTTGGTCAAAGCCAAACTTCTCTTTTACCAGTTCTGCTTTCTCCTCGCTGCCCACAATGCCAACCACCCGACAGCCCAGAATCTTTCCGATCTGACCGGCAATGCTTCCCACCGCACCGGCGGCCCCGGATACAACCAGCGTTTCCCCTGGTTTGGGCTGACCATAGTCTAACAAGGGCAGGTAAGCCGATAATCCGGTAATGCCCAGTACACCCAAATAGGCCGGTAACGGGGCCTGATGGGGGTCAATTTTCGTTAAGCCACTGCCCCCGGCGATTTGAAACTCCTGCCATAACAGGTAGTCACTCACGTAGTCGCCCGATCTGAAATGCGGGTTTCTGGATTCCACCACCCGGGCAATGAGTTTTGACGTGATGGGTTGTCCAAGTTCGAACCGCGGTTCTTTAGTGCCCGACATCTTACCCCGCAGGTAAGGGTCTACCGAAATATATGAGGCTTCGAGTAAGATCTCTCCCTGGGAAAGTCCGGGCAGCTCTTGAGTAACCAGTTCAAAGTCGCCTGGTTTTGGCACTCCCACTGGACGGTTCTTTAATCGGATCGTTTTTGTTTTCATGATGAAGTAATCATGGATTTATAATCCATGGACTATAATAAGTTAAAAATTTTACAGCTTACGCTCTAAACTCATTGAGCAGATCATTGAGTAAGACGGCTTTGTCATGGCTTAGTTCATAGGTAACTGCCTGAAAAATCGTTCGCCCTTTACGAGCCGCTTCCGCCCCTTTTTCAGTAAGAAGGATATGAACAACCCGTTGATCCGAGGTGTTCCTGTCTTTCTGGATCAAGCCTTTTTCCATTAATTTATTGAGTAACCTGGAAACGTTGGGCATTCGATCGATCAGCCTTTCCCGAATAAAATTAACCGTTGCCCGGTGCTTTGGCTGCCCCTTTAAAATCGATAAGACGTTCAGTTGCTGCAACGAAAGATCCAATGGCTTAAGAGCAAGCGCGTAGGTATTGGTCAGCCAATTGGCGGTGAAGATGACGTTCATAGCCGCCTGCTGCTGCGCATTCTCAAAACGCTGCTGATTTATCTCGTCTTCAATAGTCATAAACGTAAAAAGATGCTACTCGCCAAGTCGGCCGTTAAGCTATACCGATGCAAATATAGCGCTCAAACTATATTCCATGCAATTATATTCCAGGGAATATAATTGCATGGAATAGCGGTCGTATAGGGAAGCATGGCCTCAGTAACAAAGCGTAAAAGCAACCTTATTCGTTACCGCAAGTACGTTTTAGGTATCTAGTCCAGTTAACGACGAATTATTGGGGCCGCTCCACCGTGGCCGCTCCACCGTGGAGCGGCCACGCGTTTGTCAGGGGAGCCACAACATCGAGACAGACGTTTGTTATCTCACCACTAAGTAGCTTTAGGACTACCGACTAAGGCTTATCCAGTAAGAGGAGTTGGTTCGTTCGATTATCAATCAGGATAATGTGCTGGTAAGTGGAAGTCGCCTGGTCCTGAACCGAGTGCACTAAGCCAGTCGACTGACCCATGTATCGCCCCTTTTCATCGGTATGGAACTGATTAATTTCGTAATCAATCGCGTAGGGAGCCTGTATTGAACGGCTGAAGGCCAGCGTGTACGAGCTATTGGGCTGAAGGCCCGAAAAAATCTGTTCCACCAAGTCGGTTAAGCCGATGGGCCGTACGGCCAGCTTGCCCTGGGCCTGGCTATCCTGGCCAGTAGCGTTAAGTACAATCAACTGGGTAGCCGTGGAATCAGATAGGGGCCTAAGGTTGACCTGGTTGCCTACATTACTAACAGCATTTTCGGCGTACACCAGGGCCTGTGGACTTTGGCCGATCTTAACCGGCGGCAGCGGTTGCCTAGTTTCCAGATCAATGCCCTGTACCTGATCGGCATACTCCAGGCCGACATACAGAAGGTTACCATCGGGAGCCGCCCACAACCCGTGCGGCAGCGCGCCAACGTTGATGGTGTCTGTCTGGTGGAAATCCTGCGCCGGATCAAATACCCGAACTTTGTTCTCGCCCCCTACCGTAACCAGCATCCGCAGCTTTTTGGCTAGGTAGGTAAAGGTTACGTGGTTAGTGATGGCGCCCGTATTGATGACCTTGGCGATGCGCTGTGTTTTGGCATTGAGTACCGTCACTTTGCCCACATCTTTGTGGGTAAACGCCACCCATTCCCCCTGAGGGCTGGTAAAGATGTTGGGTGAAAAAGGGCTGACAACGGGTATTTTTTTTATGATCTGGTAGGTGGATGTATTGACGATATCAAGCTCAGGGGTAAAGCTGGAGCACACATAGGCCAACTTACCATCGGGCGAAAACGATACCATGCCGGGACCATCCGCGACGGGTACCTGCCGGACTTCGGTCATACTGGCCACATCGATAACACTAATGTAAGCTTCCCCCCGTACTGAAACCCAGACTTGTTTGCCGTTAGGCGTGAAGGTCGGCTCGTGGGGGGAGCGGCCCACATAGACCGTTTTAAGGACCTGATTGGTCTGGGTCGAAATAAAGGTGAGGGCGTTGGAGCCGATCGATACCACTGCCAGCAGCCTTTTGGCAGCCAGATAGCGCAGCCCGTGCACCAGGGCCTGCCCTCGGTAAAGGGGCGATAGGACGTTTGGGTAAGGCTTACCCAGATCGATCTCGCCCAGCAGCCGATTTGTAGCGGGATCGATGACCGATACGGTATTGGATACCTGGTTAGCCGTATACACCCGGTCGTGGGCGTACCGGGATTGGGCGTAGGAAGGGACGCTGCTGACCAGCAGCAGACCCAAAAGAAGATTCTTCTGATTCATCGTCTTAGTTTAAATAATCTGTCATCTGGTCAATTTCGATCTGCTGACTGGCCATAAGCCCACGGGCATAAGCTTGAATAACTGGCTCATCGCTGAATTGCAGAATTACTTTTGCCATGGCAAGGGCCGCCTGGTGGTGGGGCTTCATAACAGCGGCAAACGCTCGATCCGTGTCAGACAGGGCTTTATTTGCCGGCAGGGCATTCATCATGCCATCCATCGTTTGCTTCATGGCGGCCCCAAAGGCAGCGGGTGGGTGAGCGGTGTCGGCCCTGAGCTGTTTCAGCCAGAGCTGCATTTGCTCGATCTCGCTTTGTTGCTCAATCAGGATACTTTTCGCTAATTGAATCATCTCCCGGTTGTGACCGTTCGCGATCTCGTAGCTTGCCATGGCGATGGCACCCCGATGATGGGCCAGCATTTGGTGCAGAAAAGTTGCCGCTGGCGAATTGCCCATGGGTGCTTGGTCCATCTGCACCATCATCGTATCCATCATGGCCAGATAAACGTTTTTAGCAGTTGGTGCAGGCTGGGTATGGTGAGTATGCTGGGCATGGACCCACGGATTGATGAGGAGGAGAACAAAAAGTAAGCAGGCTGTTTTCATAAGCATCCGTGTGTTACTGTTCGAATAAGCTTCGTAGCTTGTCTGACAAAGATGGTAGTCTGAACGTAATGCATACCGGGAAATGGACGCCAATGGGCAAAAATGGGTGGTAAAGCCGAATAAAACGCATTGAAAAGTCCTGCTTAGGAAGTCATTTCTCTAGACGTCGTTTGGTAAATTCTATGAAATGAAAAAAGAAAAGGTATATCTCTACACGGTGCTGGCGCTCTCGCTGATTGTCCTGCTGATTAGTCTGTTGACCCTAAATTACCTGTTTTCCAGAGTGACCAATCAACTACTCGATGCGCAACTGGAATCTAGCCAACGGGAGATTCGGGAAATTCAGCGGCTGCTGGAGGGGCAGCTGCGTAATGGTATGGGGAAGGAGCAGGTAGCCGCTAGTTTGCAGAAAAGCATCGAAAATACAGATACCCAAACGGGCTTCGTGTGTATGTATGACACGGTGGGAAAAGAAATCTGTCACCCCGATCCGAGTCGAATCGGTCAGCAGATCGACCAGGACAATTCAGTGGTTAGACCGATTACAGGAAGTGAAAGCCAATCGTTTTATGAATTGCTCAACGACGGGAAAGCCGCCGGAGGCTTGCGAACGTTTAGCGACCATAGACGTGGATCGGAGATTATTTATGTGCAACCGATTGCGAACACGAGCTGGATGTTGGCCTCCCACGCGAATCTGCATGCCATCCGTCGACAATTGGATGAGCTACATACCCAATTTCTGTTAGCCCAGGGACTGGCCGGTACCTTGATGGTTTTGTTATCCTTTTTAGCCGTTCGGTGGATTGGCAATCGGTACCAGCAACAATTGGAAGGGGAAAAGAACCAGCTAACCGATGAAGTCAAAAGCTTAACGGCCCTGAATGCCAGCCTGGTGAGTTATCAGTTGAAGGTTCAAAACGAGCCGGTAGAATCATCGGCCGAGGGGCCGGTCGTACCGACGGAAGAAGGAGGGAGCCGACGCCGTATTCTTACCTATTGGAAAGACGAGCTAGTCGTGATTAGTACCGATCAAATCGCTTACTTTCATACCGAGCAGTCCCTGACCTACATTTACTGCCAGGATGCCAAGGTGTATACCAGCAACACGAGTTTGGATGAACTTCAGAAGGAACTCGATGGTGATCAGTTTTTTCGGGCCAACCGGCAGTTTCTTATTTCCATTCGGGCCATTGAGAAGATTTTTCTGTATGGCAAGCATCAATTGAAAATCGCCATTAGCCCTCAGCCGCCAGAGGCTATTCTAATCAGCAAAAACAAGGCGGCCGAGTTCAAGCAATGGCTCAACCGGTAATTGGCCGCTGTTGATGGCCAGGTACTCGGTAGCTGTCAACTCGATGATCCGTTGTTAGTTGGCGTTGATCCAACGGGTTTATCTGTTTGATACAGTTGCCACTTAATTGCGTTTAAAAATAATGACGAACGTAGTTCTCAAAATCTTGCTACTCGCACTTTTTAATGGCAAGTGACCGCAACGACGGACCGTGTATTTTGTCCGAAACAGCAAATGCACGCTATTTGATGATAGCCCAGCGATTACTCAGGCGGTCTCTCAACTCAGTTTATCAGATGCGTTAATTAGCGGCTGAAGAACTATTGTTGATAATCGCCAGCGTTCGTGCATCCGGTGAGCCGTTGAAGTACTTCGCTAAAACCTCCTGGAAAACAGGATCTGTAGGTGTCAATAGAGTAAACAGGGTCATACTGGAGTGTAGTTTCAGATCGTCCGGACTGCCTAGAATCTGATGGGCTGATTTCCCGTCAACGTCAAGCAGGGCATGGGCAATTTCGATCAGGCGCCTTCCC
It encodes:
- a CDS encoding endonuclease/exonuclease/phosphatase family protein; this encodes MHFVDYVLLVYALVVTVASFLNFIRLDYWWIRMWDFPHLQLTVLAAIGLIGWLAVDHTLTGYYTIIPIGLLATLCYQGWLIYPFTPLHRKQVVRVVNRTGNGGSDTNTIRLLVANVLMDNSQTDHVVKLVDKHKPDVLLLLEANQKWQDALASIVPDYPHQVLHPLENTYGMLLYSRLPIRHHELRFLIQDDIPSVYAQLALPSGQIINFYGVHPMPPSPTEHYRSTERDAELLLVGKEARKRGGATIIAGDLNDVAWSHTTRLFQRVSGLLDPRIGRGLYNTFHAWYFFLRWPLDHVFVSTHFQLQKILRLPNGGSDHFPMFIALTYVSEPERVLEEVPQPEKDDLEEAHEKIVEAREN
- a CDS encoding glycoside hydrolase family 97 protein codes for the protein MRDVFIYKVFPFFAGVIFLFSGFQAVGQSMNLSSKSGSNRITLSLTRKGELHYQVAHRDKLIIADSPLGLNCDDQNFTAGLSLVNVSPTEPRRETYDLKVGHVKTIDHVLEHKSITFKNSSGALMIVDLVTGKEGVAFRYRFPDQTSKIRVINSELTGFQIEKKAKGWLQPYNKAGKVTPGYEDFYFNIHPGDSISNPRNPSVGWCMPALFQVNDNKTWVLLAESATDGLFPGCHLQADSRDGLYKIAFAEKDEKYNLPLSDNNHPTAKLPWTMPWRVIIIGDQAGDILLSSLITDLAPASKLEDASWIEPGKATWSWWSHPEDHSPEIYNQFTDLAASLDFGYTLFDAGWEKANTEGGIIAKATAKGIKPMVWAYSAAYFEPEKRRKRFKELAAMGVKGIKIDFWCSDRQEVMACFQSLFEDAAKEHLLVNLHGTTVPRGWHRTWPNLMTAEAVLGTEHYFYEARYPALAAEQNTLLPFTRNVAGPTDYTPFALTIRKYPRLNTGVHELATAMIYTSGIIDFADSKEVFDSLPISVRQLLKDMPATWDKTESVVAQPGEQIILFRQKENLSYMVGINGTSKVVPVKLNLARYAKGFSKFRIIREGEDPLMSFKTETYPITSSWQYAFAPRGGFIIQFVNE
- a CDS encoding GrpB family protein, encoding MTKTSIRIEDYSPAWPLTFQQLKSVYQRRLGNLVTDIQHVGSTSVPGLAAKPILDIDLIISNRKTLNAVIEELDQLGYDYQGNLGIIDRESFKRRSDQVPLDGSSRYWQNHHLYVCPSDSLSLKNHLVLRDYLCQNPLKAQEYGELKKRLAQENPTDIDVYVAGKTPFILAILREAGFNNASLESIAQANKTR
- a CDS encoding NADP-dependent oxidoreductase is translated as MKTKTIRLKNRPVGVPKPGDFELVTQELPGLSQGEILLEASYISVDPYLRGKMSGTKEPRFELGQPITSKLIARVVESRNPHFRSGDYVSDYLLWQEFQIAGGSGLTKIDPHQAPLPAYLGVLGITGLSAYLPLLDYGQPKPGETLVVSGAAGAVGSIAGQIGKILGCRVVGIVGSEEKAELVKEKFGFDQAVNYRGSNDLNAAIASACPHGVDLYFDNVGGPISEAVIANINPYGRIIVCGAISNYNETTPALSPSLLPLVVYKFLRIQGFLIADFSSRFPQALNQLHEWLQQGKITYSETIVQGFENLPNAFIGLFEGLNQGKMIVEI
- a CDS encoding MarR family winged helix-turn-helix transcriptional regulator; translation: MTIEDEINQQRFENAQQQAAMNVIFTANWLTNTYALALKPLDLSLQQLNVLSILKGQPKHRATVNFIRERLIDRMPNVSRLLNKLMEKGLIQKDRNTSDQRVVHILLTEKGAEAARKGRTIFQAVTYELSHDKAVLLNDLLNEFRA
- a CDS encoding YncE family protein, with translation MNQKNLLLGLLLVSSVPSYAQSRYAHDRVYTANQVSNTVSVIDPATNRLLGEIDLGKPYPNVLSPLYRGQALVHGLRYLAAKRLLAVVSIGSNALTFISTQTNQVLKTVYVGRSPHEPTFTPNGKQVWVSVRGEAYISVIDVASMTEVRQVPVADGPGMVSFSPDGKLAYVCSSFTPELDIVNTSTYQIIKKIPVVSPFSPNIFTSPQGEWVAFTHKDVGKVTVLNAKTQRIAKVINTGAITNHVTFTYLAKKLRMLVTVGGENKVRVFDPAQDFHQTDTINVGALPHGLWAAPDGNLLYVGLEYADQVQGIDLETRQPLPPVKIGQSPQALVYAENAVSNVGNQVNLRPLSDSTATQLIVLNATGQDSQAQGKLAVRPIGLTDLVEQIFSGLQPNSSYTLAFSRSIQAPYAIDYEINQFHTDEKGRYMGQSTGLVHSVQDQATSTYQHIILIDNRTNQLLLLDKP
- a CDS encoding DUF305 domain-containing protein, yielding MKTACLLFVLLLINPWVHAQHTHHTQPAPTAKNVYLAMMDTMMVQMDQAPMGNSPAATFLHQMLAHHRGAIAMASYEIANGHNREMIQLAKSILIEQQSEIEQMQLWLKQLRADTAHPPAAFGAAMKQTMDGMMNALPANKALSDTDRAFAAVMKPHHQAALAMAKVILQFSDEPVIQAYARGLMASQQIEIDQMTDYLN
- a CDS encoding LytTR family transcriptional regulator, giving the protein MKKEKVYLYTVLALSLIVLLISLLTLNYLFSRVTNQLLDAQLESSQREIREIQRLLEGQLRNGMGKEQVAASLQKSIENTDTQTGFVCMYDTVGKEICHPDPSRIGQQIDQDNSVVRPITGSESQSFYELLNDGKAAGGLRTFSDHRRGSEIIYVQPIANTSWMLASHANLHAIRRQLDELHTQFLLAQGLAGTLMVLLSFLAVRWIGNRYQQQLEGEKNQLTDEVKSLTALNASLVSYQLKVQNEPVESSAEGPVVPTEEGGSRRRILTYWKDELVVISTDQIAYFHTEQSLTYIYCQDAKVYTSNTSLDELQKELDGDQFFRANRQFLISIRAIEKIFLYGKHQLKIAISPQPPEAILISKNKAAEFKQWLNR
- a CDS encoding DUF1810 domain-containing protein — encoded protein: MKTDHTLQRFIDAQQSSYSRALAEIRNGRKQSHWMWYIFPQIAGLGFSETAQFYAISDLQEAQLYVEHPLLGRRLIEIAHALLDVDGKSAHQILGSPDDLKLHSSMTLFTLLTPTDPVFQEVLAKYFNGSPDARTLAIINNSSSAAN